In Silene latifolia isolate original U9 population chromosome X, ASM4854445v1, whole genome shotgun sequence, the following proteins share a genomic window:
- the LOC141620811 gene encoding protein FAR1-RELATED SEQUENCE 5-like yields MSNSFDLNALYIEEEGENEVIDENENSHQLLRHAKTCSKTGFELHVRSSQLLAPFKEQRVRRNGVGDKEPLFHMMNKIRFMCSEGNTTKKSLCVTPCKMYVFGKLNHDTGKFVICTCDLVHNHDLNPEVSRHVVNYRHISEYFKARLVLNDRAGIPITRNFNTLVREVGGIHNLHFNGQDARNFINSERRKSRFRGDAKEVLNYFEGLKEQNPDFYYAVERDADNKLLNIFWSDARCRAMYKAFGDPSSFDSTFLSNSTDAFSSFRWS; encoded by the exons ATGTCGAATAGTTTTGATTTAAATGCTTTGTATATCGAGGAGGAGGGAGAAAACGAAGTCATTGACGAGAATGAAAACAGCCACCAATTGTTACGGCATGCAAAGACATGTTCGAAG ACGGGGTTTGAACTTCATGTTCGTAGTAGCCAACTTTTGGCTCCCTTCAAGGAGCAGAGGGTACGTCGAAACGGAGTTGGGGATAAAGAACCACTATTCCACATGATGAACAAGATTAGGTTTATGTGTTCAGAGGGCAATACGACGAAGAAAAGCTTGTGTGTAACACCATGTAAAATGTATGTATTTGGGAAATTAAATCACGACACTGGAAAATTTGTAATCTGTACTTGTGATTTGGTACATAATCACGATTTGAATCCTGAGGTTAGCCGGCATGTAGTCAATTATAGGCACATAAGCGAATATTTCAAGGCCAGGTTGGTGTTGAACGACAGAGCTGGCATACCAATTACCCGGAACTTCAACACATTAGTTAGGGAGGTTGGAGGGATTCATAATCTACATTTCAATGGGCAGGACGCGAGAAACTTCATCAACAGCGAACGTCGCAAAAGTAGGTTTCGTGGTGACGCTAAAGAGGTCTTAAATTATTTTGAGGGCTTAAAAGAGCAGAATCCAGATTTTTACTACGCTGTTGAAAGGGACGCGGATAATAAGCTGTTGAACATTTTCTGGTCTGATGCACGATGTCGTGCCATGTACAAGGCTTTTGGTGACCCATCGTCGTTCGATAGTACATTCCTAAGCAACAGTACGGATGCCTTTTCGTCCTTTCGTTGGAGTTAA